The genomic DNA TCGGCGATCGTCGCGTTCTCAGCGGACCAGGTTTATGCCGTGGCGGAGATGTTGCGGCGGACGCGCGGCGGCGCGGCGGTCGTGATGGGCGCGCTCAGCCCACGCACCCGCAATGCGCAGGTCACCATGTATCAGGCGGGCGAGGTCGATTATCTCGTCGCCACCGATGCGATCGGCATGGGCCTCAACATGGACGTCGCCCATGTCGCCTTCGCCGGCCTGTCGAAGTTCGACGGTCGCCGACGGCGCCGGCTGACGGTGGCCGAGATGGCGCAGATCGCGGGCCGCGCCGGGCGCCACCAGCGTGACGGCACGTTCGGATCGCTGACCCTGGAGGGCGAGGCGGCCGCCGCGTTCCGGCCAGAAGAGGTCGAAGCGATCGAGGAGCACAAATTCCCGCCGATCGACTTCCTCTACTGGCGCGACGGCGATCCCGATACGCGGAGCCTCGATGCGCTGATCCGCGCGCTGGAGCGGCGCCCCGACCGCGCCGGGCTGCGCGCCGCGCCGGAGGCGGTCGATCTCGCCGTCTTGAAGGCGCTTGCCAGCGATCCGGAGGTGCGGCGCCGCGCGGTCGGGCCGGATCGGGTTCGGCGGCTATGGGCGGCGGCGGGCCTTCCCGATTTCCGCAAGACCGGGCCGGATCATCACGCGCGGCTGGTCGCGCATCTCTACGGCTGGCTGAGCGACGGCGATGGCCGCATTCCGCAATCCTGGTACGCCGAACAGCTTGCCCGGCTCGACAATGTGCAGGGCGATATCGACACGCTGGCGGATCGCATCGCGGGGGTGCGGACCTGGGCCTATATCGCGCACCGCCCCGACTGGCTGGCCGATCCCGACCGGATGGCGGCGCGCGCCCGCGGCGTCGAAGAAAAGCTCTCCGACGCGCTCCATGAGCGGCTGACCCAGCGCTTCGTCGACCGGCGCACCGCGGTGCTGATGCGCGACCTCGCGGGCAAGGGCGAGGATTTTCCGGTGATCGTCGATGCCGAGGGCGAAGTGAGCGTCGGCAGCCATGCGATCGGGCGGCTCGAAGGGTTCGATTTTCACGTCGATCCCGCAGCCCGCCACGCCGACCGCAAGATGCTGCTCGCTGCGGCAGAGCGGAAGCTGGGTGGCGAATATGAACGCCGCGGCGCCGCGCTGGCCGCCGATGCCGACGCGAGCTTCACGCTGTGCACCGACACCGGCGCGCCCGTGACCTTGCTGTGGCGGGGCCACGACGTCGCGCGTCTGATGCCCGGCAAGAACCTGCTGAGCCCGCGCGTCCAGCTCGACCGTCGGCTCGACCGGCTGTCCGCGGCGGGCCGCGCGGCGGTGACGGCGCGGCTCGACACCTGGCTGCGCGGCGAGATCGAGCGCGTGCTGGGATCGCTCCGCCGCGCCGGGCTCGCCTCGCAGGACCCGGCGGTGGCGCCGGCAATGCGTGCGGTGCTGGCGATGCTGGTCGATGCCGGCGGCATCGTGCCGCGTGAGAGCGTAAAGGATGCGCTGGC from Allosphingosinicella indica includes the following:
- a CDS encoding helicase-related protein gives rise to the protein MRDRAELTAILGPTNTGKTHLAVERLCAHSSGMMGFPLRLLAREVYDRVVAIKGANQVALITGEEKILPKDARWLLCTAESMPLERDVAFVAIDEAQLGTDPERGHVFTDRLLHARGREETMILGSESLAPMVRALLPDAKIVGRPRFSTLSYAGPAKLSRLPPRSAIVAFSADQVYAVAEMLRRTRGGAAVVMGALSPRTRNAQVTMYQAGEVDYLVATDAIGMGLNMDVAHVAFAGLSKFDGRRRRRLTVAEMAQIAGRAGRHQRDGTFGSLTLEGEAAAAFRPEEVEAIEEHKFPPIDFLYWRDGDPDTRSLDALIRALERRPDRAGLRAAPEAVDLAVLKALASDPEVRRRAVGPDRVRRLWAAAGLPDFRKTGPDHHARLVAHLYGWLSDGDGRIPQSWYAEQLARLDNVQGDIDTLADRIAGVRTWAYIAHRPDWLADPDRMAARARGVEEKLSDALHERLTQRFVDRRTAVLMRDLAGKGEDFPVIVDAEGEVSVGSHAIGRLEGFDFHVDPAARHADRKMLLAAAERKLGGEYERRGAALAADADASFTLCTDTGAPVTLLWRGHDVARLMPGKNLLSPRVQLDRRLDRLSAAGRAAVTARLDTWLRGEIERVLGSLRRAGLASQDPAVAPAMRAVLAMLVDAGGIVPRESVKDALAGLDRAERRAIAKLRIRIGALDLFLPDMLKPEAARWRAALRAAATGAPMPELPADSAVVLHTPDDPALLERLGFRAAGPQMLRVDIAERFARHAHEARGCKGPVVDAALATSIGLKPEALARLMRAIGFRPAAGEAGWVWQGRPKPRREREQPAGHAFAKLAELKRG